Sequence from the Puntigrus tetrazona isolate hp1 chromosome 11, ASM1883169v1, whole genome shotgun sequence genome:
aataattaataattaaataaataatactactaataaaagtattaaataaataataattaaataaataatactactaataaaaattgtaagagcattataaaaataaaaattttgaaattattatattaatacttgAATTCAGTGAGTCAATTTAATtgtctgtaatttattaaatgtgactGGATTATGATGaatcttttaaagaaaaacttaaaAGAATTAAGAAACCAATACTGAATGAGAGGAGAAAATTATTCacaaagtataatatatatatatatatatatatatatatatatatatatatatatatatatatatatatatatacacagatttaaaataagatttaattagtatttttatttgacatttaattttattcacaaatggatgaattgaatgaaaatgaattatgtgtgtgtatattcatATAGAATTTCTCCCAGAATAAGTCCTGTATTGAGTGTGTAtgacccgtgtgtgtgtttctgcagcaCCGAACACCGTCCCTCCGTCGGTTGTGATCGTCGTCTTCAGCTCTTTCGCTCTGCTGAGCGCCGCCGTGATTTCCTGCTGCGTTTACGGAGTCGTTCTGCGTGAGTTAACGGCCTTTTCATCGTTTCTCGTGTGCGGTTCGTCACTGCCTTGAGCGTTTAAACCTACTCTCTTATTCTGACATGTTTCTTGTTGCCAGGGAGAAGATATTCAAGAAAATACCCGTGAGTTTTGCATTCATCAGTCCTAAATCTAGCTTAAACTCGAACGCATTGTTGAGCTAATGTCCCGCTTTTTAGTGAACGACCCGGAAAAACGAGACCGgacgaagaagaagaggagaaggaAGATTATCTAGTGAGGATGCATTCATTATCGCTTCGTTTAGGAATGAATAGCATATAATGACTATTATCTACGCAAAATTTGGCAAAAGTGTGCATCATTTCTTGACTTCGGATCATGTTGTCTAGATAGGGAGCTTACTATGTTACTGTTGGTGAAAGAGCATTTGTGTGTGATTGTTTTGTTGGAGATGCTGGAGGATTTCGAGGAAGACGTCGTCCAAGCCGACAGACTGAGCGACTCTGGGGTAGGagttatgatttattatttccaGGCTGATTTCTAGACAGTTCTAGAGGCATCCCATACATTGAAACGTTTTGTTCCGTTCGACAGGATGAAGAGCGGTCCGTGGATGAAACCGTCCAGTACGAAGGCGGCGTTTCAGAATAATTCTTGGGGGTTTTAATCAGATTCGCTGAAACTGAAAGCGTCTGCTCCCCTTCCCTCAGGCCGGCCGTTGTATGTTATTCTGTTCAGACAAAGGTTTATTCAAAACCAAACAATAGACAAGCGCTCATGGGTTGACGTGACTGCGACCAATCAGAAGAAAGACGGCCAACAATGTGTCCACTGTCAGATTCATGTCAAATAAGAGCATGTTTGTACCTACTTCGCTGTATATTTGTACCTGGAAGTGAGCTAAACCTCTAAAACCTCTTTTAGCATGCCTTCATTTGtgaaaagtcaataaaaaatgCTCTAATATTTGTATGCAGCTGTATGAACAATAAGCGTGTGTGgtttaaacatgtaaataagtgcgtgtgtgtgtggtttgggGAGGgaatattacaaatacaaaaatatgttttgggaAAGCCAACAATGTGCAAtgttcgttttaaaaatgtcaaaacaaactTTCTGCGCTCAATGTTTATTAGTTGTTGTATGTTAATATCCTCGTTATTAAACACTAATTTGCCTTAATTTAATCTATAATGTTTTGTAGGAGCTTAAACGTGTCGAATTTTCACTCGACGTCGAGAAGTTTGAATCGTTTTAGCGAATCGGTTCCTTTGAACGGATCGTTTTAAAGGTCGCCTCGAAGATGTGAATCATCGAAAAGATCCGGTTCAGCAGAGCGAATCTGACACCGTTCTGTGAGGAAGCAGCTGCaccgggtgtgtgtgtgtgtgtgtgtcgtgtttTCAGCTGtcgcttgtgtgtgtgcgcgcgcgtgtgtgtgtttgagtgtgtgtgtgtgtgtttcaccgATGGAGTCGAACAGTGCGGCGTACGGAGCCTCGCTCGCCGGAGCGGGATTCGATCCCGTCAAATTCATCAAACAGCCTCAAACTATCATACGGTTCCTCAGCTGGGTGAGTGGCATGTGTCCCGTTACGACAATAACCGACAGCAGGGTCAGGGTAAAGTGAGTTTCTGTCAAAAGCTATAAGCGAAAGTCCTTCCATAAcaatttaactatttaataatagttcaaaatattatttatgcatcttGCGCGGATTATTTCGGAAACGTTTCAGATGAATGTTAGTGAAACGCGTTTAACCTCCATCACTGCTTGGTTGAGAACGTTCGGAAAAAGTAACGTTCTCGTAATGATGAAGTGGAACGCTCTCAGAACGTTGTCGGAACGTTAGGAAAAGACGCATCGTGTCTGGGTTAAGTTTGAAAAGCAAACAGAGATTATTGACTTTGAGAGCTGCTTTCGTAAAGGCTGATGAACTGAAGCGGCTCAATTGAGTTGAATAATCACTCGTTTGTCTTCTGTAGAGCTGAATTagtttcataatgcattttacaatattaaaactctttttaaagctgctttgcgTCACATAAAGtgctaaaaacacacaacaatagCGTGAATGTATAAAATGCTTCACTTTCAGGACAGAAATCAATGGTCTGCCTCTGTTTTCAGAGATTGAGTAGCTCTTAATTGATCTTTGGTGGACTCTATCGTCCTCCGATCTGTCGAAGGTGAATTCTCTGGATAGAGTTTGCTGTAAACATGGGGACTTTTGCCGTTCGGGCATATGACACGAAGGGGCTTTCCGTAAACGCCGAGGAAAGAGTCGCTGAGAGCTGATTCATATCTGGTCCTGGTGTAGGAGACGGCTTCAGGTGACCTTGTCAGCCGAGTCTAGATTTGTTTACGGGGACGGGCACATTTGCACAGCAGCAGCGTGTTCGGTCGTGCCTCTATCTAGTCGAGTCCctggttagttagttagttggtTGGTTAGTTGTGTCTGTGATAGTGGAGAAGTACAGAATGTCCCAGCGCTGACATGTAAACACGGCAGATGGCCGGTAACACGAGAGGCCTGCGACTCGTCCGTCAGACGCTGCTTCTGAAGCCCGTCTGATCTCTGTGACACATTTGCATGAAAACACTTGGGCGTGCGGCTCTGACCTCTTCCTGCTCTCGGTGCGTCTGCCTTCCTCTCGCTGCAAGCTCACTTGAAACATAGAAACGATCGCGCTTATAACACCATCTGAGACCAGGATGAGTTCGTGTCCTCATCGGCGTCTCGGCGGTGCATGCAGTAAAACGTCCAATGATCCTGGAGAAGACTAAACATGAAGCAAATCCgtcaagatatttaaaaatacatatctatGTCTGAACTATGAATCCATAATCAAGAGAGAAATCACGTGTCTGGATTTTGAAATGATGCCGAATGAGTAATCTTTTGACTTCTTCAGATGTCAactggattattgtgacgttttcaGACTCTcatactgacggcacccattatCTTATAAAAATGACGGTTGTTCTGTAAAAGTTAGCCATAAAGCCATGAAACTTATTTGATCTTAAATTCTCTACTTGGCGGAAAGTTCTGTAAACGTCTCGCACCCAGGCtggggatttttttaattggcgtAGTGTTTAGAGAGAACGTTGTGTCTGGAAATGTgatctgcttttatttctgcttttctgGAGCTTTCACTTCTCTCCGTGTCAGGTGTTTGCCATCGTGGTGTTCGCCTCCATAACCGCCGAAGGTTACGTGAACAGCAGCGTGGAGGCGCAGGTGAAGTGCGTCTTCAACAGGAACGATGGGGCTTGTCATTACGGCGTGGGCATCGGCGTCATCGCCTTCCTGGCCAGCTTCGGCTTCCTATTGGCCGACGCGCTCCTGCCTTCGATGAGCAACGCTCAGGAGAGGAAGTACGTGGTGATGGCTGATCTGGGCTTCTCAGGTGAGACGTTTCCGCGTCGGCGaacaagcttttattttcctcAGAGCTGTCTTTTCTGTTTGTGGAAACTCTGATGCTGTCACTTCTTTTGTCACGGTCTTTTTCCCCTTGACCTGTTATTGTGGAATCATTCTCTAAAAATGAAACGTCTTGTGGTTGTTTACCGTACATTACCACACGCACAGATGGCCTCTCCCTGTTCctgctttttcacttttatttcaaaatacacCAATTTAAATGGCATCTGTTTCTCAGCCGATGTTTATCAGGGTCATTATAGTTCATGCAATccataaaaaacagttttttgttctgaaataaatatcgactgaaataaaataaaatataaaaacgtaCTGATTTCAGCAACTGAATATCCATTtagttgaaattaaaaaaatcgtaatattaaaataaaagtgaaaaatactcattaataaatgttttggtagacataaaaaattaaaaatgataaaagcatacagctaaaataagtgaaaacaaaatctaaaaataaaatcgaaTATAATAAATGGTATATAATCAGTCATGTGGACATTTATTTTGGCTCACAATCACATTTATACGCCCTAAATATAAACCGGGAGTCTCTGTAGatcaaaataagtaataaataatcataatttaaatcagattaaatacatttcagcattCCAGAAGCTGAATGAAGTATTATTGAGACCGGTCAAAATTAGATAAATCtacatttgttataaaaatgctgtggtatttaaaaattctattaaTTTCGTAATTTTTCCAGTTCTAGAAATCAGGCTTTTAAAATAAGGCTTCCTCATCTACAGGATTTCCAGTACCgtgaaattcaaataaaaaataattaaaattaaaaaaatatatattatcttgatttttagttgttttgtcGTATTCTGAAGCCATTTTAAGCCCCTTTATTGTAGGGTTTGAAACCAAAGACAGTAATTTCATCACTATCCTGTATCCTGTTCAAAATCTTGTgttgatattaatatatttgaacattattgcagtaatagttcacccagtgATGATAGTGGAGTACTAGTGGAaagaagtgtttattttattgcacttcaTCTCTATGCATCTgtagatttcaattacaatCCATctctttaaagagttttttctccactttaGGAGCACACACTTATACCAACctttacagttttattcctctctatattctgaaggtttttactgtagagtttattcatattttactcacaCTAAAGTACACGACCTTTTTTCATTCTGTAATCATGTTCATGCCACTCCATACCCGTATGACTTTTTCTTCAGTTTGCTGTGTGTGAACGGATTCTTTCATGTCTGAAGAGTGTCTGATCGTCTAATCAATGTCTAACCGTGTGTTGATCAGCCGCCTGGACGTTCCTgtggtttgtgtgtttctgtctcatGGCGGATCAGTGGTCAAAGACCCAAGACACCAGCGGCATCCCTAAAGACGCCGTCCACGCCGTCATCgccttctctttcttctccatCGGATcgtgggtgagtgtgtgtgagtgtgtgtgtgtgtgtgtgtgtgtgtgtgtgtgagtgagtgtgtgtgtgtgtgtgtgtgtgtgtgtgtgtgtgtgtgtgtgtgtgtgtgtgtgtgtgtgtgtgtgtgtgtgtgtgtgtgtgtgtgtgtgtgtgtgtgtgtgagtgtgtgtgtgtgtgtgtgtgtgtgtgtgtgagtgtgtgtgtgtgagtgtgtgtgtgagtgtgtgtgtgagtgtgtgtgtgtgtgtgtgtgtgtgtgtgtgagtgtgtgtgtgtgtgtgtgtgtgtgtgtgtgagtgtgtgtgtgagtgagtgtgtgtgtgtgtgtgtgtgtgtgtgtgtgtgtgtgtgagtgtgtgtgtgtgtgtgtctgtgtgtgtgtgtgtgtgtgtgtgtgtgtgtgtgtgtgtgtgtgtgtgtgtgtgagtgtgtgtgtgtgtgtgtgtgtgtgtgtgtgtgtgtgtgtgtgtgagtgagtgtgtgtgtgtgtgagtgtgtgtgtgtgtgtgtgtgtgtgtgtgtgtgtgtgtgtgtgtgtgtgtgtgtgtgtgtgtgtgtgtgtgtgtgtgtgtgtgtgtgtgtgtgtgtgtgtgtgtgtgtgtgtgtgtgtgtgtgtgtgtgtgtgtgtgtgtgtgtgtgtgtgtgtgtgtgtgtgtgtctgtgtgtgtgtgagtgtgtgtgtctgtgtgtgtgtgtgtgtgtgtgtgtgtgagtgagtgtgtgtgtgtgtgtgtgtgtgtgtgtgtgtgtgtgtgtgagagtgtgtgtgtgtgtgtgtgtgtgtgagtgtgtgagtgtgtgtgtgtgagtgtgtgtgtgtgtgtgagtgtgtgtgtgtgtgtgtgtgtgtgtgtgtgtgtgtgtgtgtgtgtgtgtgtgtgtgtgtgtgtgtgtgtgtgtgtgtgtgtgtgtgtgagtgtgtgtgtgtgtgtgtgtgtgtgtgtgagtgtgtgtgtgtgtgtgtgtgtgtgtgtgtgtgtgtgtgtgtgtgtgtgtgtgtgtgtgtgtgtgtgtgtgtgtgtgtgtgtgtgtgtgtgtgtgtgtgtgtgtgtgtgtgtgtgtgtgtgtgtgtgtgtgtgtgagtgtgtgtgtgtgagtgtgtgtgtgtgtgtgtgtgtgtgtgtgtgtgtgtgtgtgtgtgtgtgtgtgtctgtgtgtgtgtgtgtgtgtgtgtgtgtgtgtgtgtgtgtgtgtgtgtgtgtgtgagtgtgtgtgtgtgtgtgtgtgtgtgtgtgtgtctgtgtgtgtgtgagtgtgtgtgtgtgtgtgtgtgtgtgtgtgtgagtgtgtgtgtgtctgtgtgtgtgagtgtgtgtgtgtgtgtgtgtgtgatctgtctGATGAACTGATAgttaatacagtaaaactacTTCAACcgttttctcaaaatgagttGTTTTTCTATTTCAGCAGCACTTGCATGCAacaaattttacagttttattgctatttatattCTGAAGGATTTTACTGAggggtttgtttatatatcattcACCTGATTTCATACTATATTTCCTGTCAGTTGAcagtattttcaaaattattgaGATATTTTGCTTCCATAATGTGTCTCCTTTCATACTAGTGGgggaaaaacatccaaaatatacatttaaatgttcattttatgaCACTTGTAATGAGTTTCTCCCCTTACATACACCAAAACTTTCATTCATATCAATAATCTAAAGGTTTTTACTGAGGGCTTTGCtcatattacatttacaatgagttatttttgcattgagataaaatattaataataatatagataaaatatttaagtgcTGCTGAAGTAGAGAAACgttctttaaagaaatatacGTTGTAGTTGATATTATTGTGATTTTCagtatcaaatataaaaactgcaGTAAGATAAAGACGctacaaaaatcataatttttcaGAAAACTTATAATACAcagtttatttgatttaataaaacaagacgAGAACTatgtcagaaaaaaagtcttttatatGGAGAAAACTTTTATATGGTGTGTAATAAAACATGGTTTGTGTCAAATCTGATCCcaaattttaatgaattttattagTAGTCCACTGTATGATGAGTTTTGGGGTATAATTTACTTACATAAATCAACTATAGTGTCCTGCACCCACtagtacaaaaatataaacatttttattgcattttaacaacacacataaacaaaaaaagcttctCAGTATTGTACAATAATGTTAACAtacaatttcactttttttatttagtcttcTATCAACACATTTCCAACTCcatcactttttaaaaacgatTAGAAGGGTCCCCAAATTCCATTAAAAATTATGTGTTTATCTTTTAATATGTTATCTTTTCCATTAACATAATTGTTACTATTTCTTTCATCCACTGGCCTATATttggtgcatatatatatatatatatatatatatatatatatatatatatatatatatatatatatatatatatatatatatatatatatatatatatactcttccaattaaaagaaataagcaATTTTGCTGTAAAGAATACATATAGTTATGAAtgtatagttgtttttttttaacattttcaaccTGTTCACCTGTAATGTctaaaaatatgtgtatatatatatatatatatatatatatatatgtatatgtgtgtgtgtgtgtgtgtatatatatatatatatatatgtgtgtgtgtgtgtatatatatatatatatatatatatgtgtgtgtgtgtgtgtatatatatatatatatgtgtgtgtgtatatatatatatatatatatatatatatatatatatatatatatatatatataaaaccctttattaaaaggttaattcattcaaaaatgttttgctcaCCCTCAAGGCATCCTAGGTGCTTGTGGCTTTCTTCGTTTCAGACGAATACCattcttttattcaaaattgtCCTGAATATTCCAAGCGTTATCGTGCAAGTGTTTCTCTTGAACAGTCTAAAGACTGAAAATATGCACGCGTCCATAATAAAACGTGTAATATGCAGCGTAAGCCGTTCTGTGCGTGTCATTACGGATGTACGCTCTTTATTCGACGTGTTTTGTGCTGTTGAACAGAAACACCCACCGCAGCAAAGACGCTTAGAATAGCCAGCAGTGTTTAATATATCCCTGACTGGATTCGTGTGAAAGAAAGTCTCTGGAGGGTCATTTTAATTGAGTGAACTGGCCCTTTAAATCCGGCTTGATTGACAGCTGCCTCTGGTCTCCTCAGGGAGCGCTGACGTTCCTCGCCCTGGTACGGTTTCGTCAGGGCGTGACAGACGTGACCCAGCACTACGCCGATCCTCCGGCGGACCCCGCCTCTCCGTATCCCTCCACCTACGCTCCGCCCACGTATCCGTCCTTCCAGAACACCGGTCAGGACATCTTCCAGCAGCCGCCCGTCGCCCCGAACCCCGACCCGTCCGGCCAGAGCAGCTATCAGCCGCCCGTCTACTGACCCCCGACCCGCGCCGGGGTCACGTGACGCCGCAGGCAGCCAATAGGAGACTGTTTGGCCtttattgtgtaaatattgCGTTTTCTTACATGGCTGAGTTCAGGCGCTGGAATTAAACGAGTTGTCGTCGTGGAGCAGGTCTGTCGCTCACACTGGAATCAcggcagcagtgtgtgtgtgtgtgtgtgtgtgtgtgttgttaacGTCTTCCCGGATGAATGAGTAGGAATGTGGCGGGAACAAAAAGAGCCCGTTGACCCCGTTTACTAATTGCGTTCCCAGATCACATCCAGTCGAGCCGCAGAGGGGTTTTTACGGTGCTGCTTTCTGCTTCCAAATCTGAAAACATCTGGTTTGATTGAAAAAGATCTACATAAACACACCCTGACGCTCATCTCTGGTGCTCTTTGATTATTTAATCTGCTATGCATTGATTTGATGAAATTGATCCATAATCACGTTTCTTTGATTTGCAGTTAGCTTAACGGGTTTCGAACACATTTTTTGTGCctctttagattttttgttgtcGTCTCTGAATAACCTGATTAATTTTTAAGTGCAgctaacaacaaaaacaatggtTTGggttctaaaacaaaaataagcaaCCCCTCGGATAAGAAATGCCCTTTTTAGACGTCCACCAACAGGGTCTCAGAGTATTTATTCGAAACGTACGCCTTAAAAGAGAACGTTTTGAAGGTTGCATGTGTTACAAAATAAACCGATGTCTTTTTCAGCGTTTTTGTTTTCCAATGCAAATATCTTCAAATCAACATTAATGTGAAATGCAcgagtttatgcttaaaacaagaacaagtgaggaataaaagagtttttccctttaaattaagttgatttttatttatatgactTTTTCAGAACAACAGTGAGGTGTACtggttacaataaaaataataaaatctccAAATAAGTAGATTTGATCAATTTCGGGAAACAGGATTTCTGCACTGCTCATCATACAAACCCAACACTTGTATATTACAAagattttaatctttaatgcattacttttcaaCCCGTGTgctaaatcaatcaatcaatcattatttatatagcacttttaacaacacaggttgcatcaaagcacgaATGTATATAACCGCATGAGCGTGTAACATGCATGAAAAACATCACTTTAAATCACTGTATTTAGTCTAAGTTTAATCCTCACACGTCACTCGCTGGTTCT
This genomic interval carries:
- the syngr2b gene encoding synaptogyrin-2b — translated: MESNSAAYGASLAGAGFDPVKFIKQPQTIIRFLSWVFAIVVFASITAEGYVNSSVEAQVKCVFNRNDGACHYGVGIGVIAFLASFGFLLADALLPSMSNAQERKYVVMADLGFSAAWTFLWFVCFCLMADQWSKTQDTSGIPKDAVHAVIAFSFFSIGSWGALTFLALVRFRQGVTDVTQHYADPPADPASPYPSTYAPPTYPSFQNTGQDIFQQPPVAPNPDPSGQSSYQPPVY